A genomic region of Pseudoalteromonas piscicida contains the following coding sequences:
- the galE gene encoding UDP-glucose 4-epimerase GalE produces the protein MTILVTGGAGYIGSHTVLELLQQGKKVVVVDNLSNSQQTSLHRVAEIVGKEAAFHQGDILDKAFLDSVFAQYDIEEVIHFAGLKAVGESVKKPIEYYQNNVQGTLTLLDAMRDASVFKLVFSSSATVYGDPASLPIREDFPVGGTTNPYGTSKLMVEMVLQDVAKSDPRWAFAILRYFNPVGAHESGLIGEDPNGIPNNLLPYISQVAVGKLASLGVFGNDYDTKDGTGVRDYIHVVDLAIGHLKALEKIAVAAGTHIYNLGTGNGYSVLEMVTAFEKAAGKAIPYDIKPRRDGDIAACYAAPEKAKSELGWHAERGLDAMMQDTWRWQSNNPNGYK, from the coding sequence ATGACGATTCTCGTAACAGGTGGCGCAGGCTATATTGGCTCTCACACTGTATTAGAGCTGCTACAGCAAGGCAAAAAGGTAGTGGTCGTAGATAATCTAAGCAATTCTCAGCAGACTTCATTACATAGAGTCGCTGAGATAGTAGGAAAGGAAGCCGCATTCCATCAAGGTGATATTCTTGATAAGGCATTTCTTGATAGTGTATTCGCGCAATATGATATTGAAGAAGTCATCCACTTTGCCGGTTTAAAAGCCGTTGGAGAGTCGGTTAAAAAGCCAATCGAGTATTATCAAAACAACGTCCAAGGTACGTTAACGCTCCTTGATGCGATGCGTGACGCCAGTGTATTTAAGCTAGTTTTTAGCTCATCAGCGACGGTATATGGAGATCCTGCCAGCCTTCCTATTCGTGAAGATTTCCCTGTAGGTGGCACAACTAATCCTTATGGTACGTCAAAACTGATGGTTGAAATGGTACTTCAGGATGTTGCTAAATCAGACCCACGTTGGGCCTTTGCTATTTTGCGTTACTTTAATCCGGTTGGCGCACACGAGTCGGGACTAATTGGTGAAGATCCAAATGGTATTCCCAATAACTTACTGCCCTACATCTCACAGGTTGCTGTTGGTAAACTGGCGAGTTTGGGCGTCTTTGGTAACGACTATGACACCAAAGATGGTACGGGCGTGAGAGATTACATTCATGTGGTTGACCTTGCTATTGGCCATTTAAAAGCACTTGAGAAAATCGCAGTAGCGGCAGGCACGCATATCTATAACTTAGGTACCGGCAATGGCTACTCGGTACTAGAGATGGTTACCGCGTTTGAAAAGGCAGCGGGCAAAGCTATACCGTATGACATTAAACCGCGTCGCGATGGCGACATTGCCGCCTGTTATGCTGCGCCTGAAAAAGCCAAATCTGAATTAGGCTGGCATGCAGAGCGTGGATTGGATGCCATGATGCAAGATACATGGCGCTGGCAAAGCAATAATCCAAACGGTTATAAATAA
- a CDS encoding UTRA domain-containing protein: protein MLLYQRIRNHIQALLAAGSMTPGAKLPSERALQETFSSTRITVREALARLEAEGLIFSQKRRGWFVTPEKLKWHPAKKVNFNHLAIEQGFTPTTQVVAINAPSTEPEFSHSHFNGQPVYELTRVRALDGRAIMMEQIYCAAERFADLHNQPLNGSITEVMSTHYQVDVSFEQCVISVTVLPDDVADKLEKNSGAPCLKVLRARYDAEQALVDYNIEYWLHDAIEMIVEGV, encoded by the coding sequence ATGCTGCTTTATCAACGTATTCGAAACCATATCCAAGCGCTGCTAGCCGCTGGCAGCATGACGCCCGGTGCCAAGTTGCCTTCAGAACGTGCGCTGCAAGAAACATTTAGCTCAACACGGATCACCGTCCGTGAAGCCCTTGCACGACTAGAAGCCGAAGGACTTATCTTTAGCCAAAAGCGTCGCGGCTGGTTTGTCACGCCAGAAAAGCTCAAATGGCATCCAGCTAAAAAAGTGAACTTTAACCACCTTGCCATTGAACAAGGCTTTACACCAACAACTCAAGTAGTCGCAATTAATGCCCCTTCCACAGAGCCTGAGTTTAGCCACTCTCATTTTAACGGCCAACCGGTGTATGAATTAACTCGAGTACGCGCGTTAGATGGTCGCGCAATAATGATGGAACAGATCTATTGTGCGGCCGAGCGCTTTGCCGACTTACACAACCAACCACTGAATGGTTCTATCACAGAAGTAATGTCGACTCACTACCAAGTTGACGTCAGCTTTGAACAGTGCGTGATAAGCGTCACCGTACTACCCGATGACGTTGCCGACAAATTGGAAAAGAACAGCGGCGCACCTTGCTTAAAAGTACTGCGCGCCCGCTATGATGCCGAGCAAGCATTGGTGGATTACAATATTGAATATTGGCTCCATGACGCCATAGAGATGATTGTTGAAGGCGTGTAA
- a CDS encoding HD domain-containing protein, with amino-acid sequence MNAITQIKQLFEQYGHATYDEACSQIYHAEQCATLAKENGYDQATQIAAFLHDIGHFVAQSQHNPDFTPQGYSNHGDLGADHLTQLGFDRAVTILVRKHVDAKRYLVSMDKEYYQTLSPASQLTLARQGGKMSSEELAAFSKLPELDAIIALRRFDDLGKDPSLSVLPSRYWFSQIEAYLAR; translated from the coding sequence GTGAATGCCATTACACAAATAAAACAGCTATTCGAGCAATATGGTCACGCGACCTATGACGAGGCATGCAGCCAAATTTACCATGCCGAGCAATGCGCCACCCTCGCGAAAGAAAATGGTTATGATCAAGCGACCCAAATCGCCGCATTTTTACATGATATTGGCCATTTTGTTGCTCAGTCTCAGCATAACCCCGACTTTACCCCGCAAGGATATAGCAATCATGGCGATTTAGGGGCAGATCATTTAACTCAACTTGGTTTTGACCGCGCGGTGACAATACTGGTGCGCAAACACGTGGATGCGAAACGCTATCTGGTCAGTATGGATAAGGAGTATTACCAAACGCTCTCTCCTGCCAGCCAACTGACTCTAGCAAGACAAGGCGGAAAGATGAGCAGCGAAGAACTTGCGGCATTCTCCAAGCTGCCAGAATTGGACGCCATTATCGCGCTGCGTCGTTTTGATGATTTAGGGAAAGATCCGAGTTTAAGCGTCTTGCCTAGTCGTTATTGGTTTAGCCAAATAGAAGCCTATTTGGCGAGATAG
- a CDS encoding TolB-like translocation protein, with product MPISMRVKLAVCLFAFASCLPAYSAMPKSQIWLAELGEHFSAKPITENTAYFNQPLVTDSGVYYTAEVSADGNSQTDLFFYDLQSQNTTNLTQSPVSEYSPTLHPNGEGLTTIVVEGSGKQKLWFYPFDQATKPSRVFEHIEPVGYHAWGSNQGLIMFILGATESAPHTLQYTDINGHLPQILAEDIGRTLSYNRARDVFAFTYQVNGLMWFATYHRESDHIQRFFALPSQVQDYTWLDDNKVAYSLDNKIYYRDLNAPKKVHLLRNLRSYCQTSISRLSFFDNKLAFVCHSED from the coding sequence ATGCCCATTTCAATGCGTGTGAAGCTCGCAGTTTGTCTATTCGCTTTCGCGTCCTGTTTACCTGCGTATTCAGCCATGCCCAAAAGCCAAATTTGGCTAGCTGAATTAGGTGAACATTTCAGTGCTAAACCAATTACTGAAAACACCGCATATTTTAATCAGCCGCTAGTGACTGATTCTGGGGTTTACTATACCGCGGAAGTAAGCGCTGATGGCAATAGCCAAACGGACCTGTTTTTTTACGACTTGCAAAGCCAAAACACAACCAACCTCACGCAATCCCCTGTCTCCGAGTATTCACCCACACTACATCCTAATGGGGAAGGGTTAACGACGATTGTGGTTGAGGGATCCGGTAAGCAAAAATTGTGGTTTTATCCGTTTGATCAGGCGACAAAACCAAGTCGTGTTTTTGAGCATATTGAACCTGTTGGATATCATGCTTGGGGGAGCAACCAAGGTCTGATTATGTTTATTTTAGGTGCGACTGAAAGTGCTCCGCATACCTTACAGTACACAGATATTAACGGTCATTTACCACAAATTCTTGCCGAAGATATTGGTCGAACTTTGTCTTACAACCGTGCGCGTGACGTATTTGCTTTTACTTATCAAGTCAATGGCTTGATGTGGTTCGCAACCTACCACAGAGAGAGCGATCATATTCAGCGATTTTTTGCTCTTCCCAGTCAGGTGCAAGATTATACCTGGTTGGATGATAACAAAGTGGCGTACTCATTGGATAACAAGATTTATTACCGAGATTTAAACGCGCCTAAAAAAGTCCACTTATTAAGAAACTTAAGAAGTTACTGTCAGACTTCAATTTCTCGCTTGAGCTTTTTTGATAACAAGCTGGCATTTGTATGCCACAGTGAAGACTGA
- a CDS encoding phosphoribulokinase, whose translation MSDKHPIIAITGSSGAGTTTTTSAIKHIFRSLNTKAAYVEGDSFHRYTRPEMDKLRREALQEGKHISYFGEEANDFGALESLFKSYGETGNGKVRRYLHTFDDAVPFNQLPGTFTPYQELEQNTDMLFYEGLHGGVVTPEYDVASNVDLLIGMVPIINLEWIQKLIRDTNERGHSKEAVMTSIVRSMDDYINHITPQFSRTHINFQRVPTVDTSNPFSAKDIPSLDESFVVIRFRGIEDVNFPYYLQMIEGSFMSRVNTLVVPGGKMGLAMELVLTPLIKELLVKKRALENMAPVDLPI comes from the coding sequence ATGTCAGACAAACACCCTATTATCGCCATTACTGGTAGTTCAGGCGCAGGCACTACAACAACGACAAGCGCGATAAAACACATATTCCGCAGTCTTAATACCAAAGCCGCCTATGTCGAAGGCGATAGCTTTCATCGCTACACTCGCCCAGAAATGGATAAGCTGCGTCGCGAAGCGCTGCAAGAAGGTAAGCACATTAGCTACTTTGGTGAAGAAGCCAATGACTTCGGCGCATTAGAAAGCCTGTTCAAAAGCTATGGCGAAACCGGCAATGGCAAAGTCCGTCGCTACCTTCATACGTTTGACGATGCCGTGCCATTCAATCAGCTACCGGGCACTTTTACTCCTTATCAAGAACTAGAACAAAACACCGATATGCTGTTTTATGAGGGACTGCACGGCGGTGTCGTGACCCCAGAATATGATGTGGCCAGCAACGTTGATTTATTGATTGGCATGGTGCCTATCATCAACCTTGAATGGATCCAAAAGCTCATTCGCGATACCAATGAGCGCGGCCACTCCAAAGAAGCGGTCATGACATCGATTGTACGCTCAATGGATGACTACATTAATCACATCACTCCCCAGTTTTCTCGCACGCATATTAACTTTCAACGCGTGCCCACCGTGGATACTTCTAACCCATTCAGTGCTAAAGACATACCATCATTAGACGAAAGCTTTGTGGTTATTCGCTTTCGTGGCATCGAAGATGTTAACTTTCCTTACTATTTACAAATGATCGAAGGCAGCTTTATGTCTCGCGTAAACACGTTAGTTGTGCCGGGTGGAAAAATGGGATTGGCAATGGAGTTAGTACTGACTCCACTTATCAAAGAATTATTAGTAAAGAAACGTGCCCTTGAGAATATGGCACCAGTCGATTTACCGATTTAA
- the phnW gene encoding 2-aminoethylphosphonate--pyruvate transaminase, with translation MNNDYLLLTPGPLSTSHTVKEAMLKDWCTWDDEYNQGVVQVIRKQLCEIAVADPQYRSDYSATLMQGSGTASVEAAIGTFIPQSGTLLVINNGAYGARIIEIANYLNINVIALNFVETELPQLEQISQALEQHPEITHVAMVHCETTTGMLNPAKRVAELAKHHNKVMILDAMSSFGGIEMDMHEWQIDILISSANKCIQGVPGFGFVIAKTALLVASEGQARSLSLDLHAQWKTMENHHGKWRFTSPTHVVRAFAKALEELAQEGGASARFKRYSENQKQLVSGMKALGFEALLPEAMHSPIITSFYSPSDESYEFKRFYEVLKQKGYVIYPGKVSNADCFRIGNIGEVYAADISGLLKAISEAKYW, from the coding sequence ATGAACAACGATTATTTACTCCTGACGCCAGGCCCACTCAGTACCTCCCACACCGTGAAAGAAGCCATGTTGAAAGACTGGTGCACCTGGGATGATGAATATAACCAAGGCGTGGTGCAAGTTATTCGCAAGCAGCTTTGTGAAATTGCGGTTGCAGATCCACAGTATCGCAGCGACTACAGTGCAACCTTAATGCAGGGCAGTGGTACAGCAAGTGTAGAGGCGGCTATTGGAACTTTTATTCCTCAGTCTGGCACTTTACTGGTTATCAATAATGGTGCCTATGGTGCGCGTATTATTGAGATAGCCAATTATCTAAATATTAATGTGATAGCGCTCAACTTTGTTGAAACCGAATTGCCGCAACTAGAGCAGATCTCACAAGCGCTTGAGCAACACCCTGAGATCACCCACGTAGCAATGGTACACTGCGAAACCACAACGGGGATGCTGAACCCGGCTAAGCGCGTAGCGGAGCTTGCGAAACATCATAACAAAGTCATGATCCTTGATGCCATGAGCAGTTTTGGCGGCATTGAGATGGATATGCACGAGTGGCAAATTGATATCCTCATCAGCTCAGCAAATAAGTGTATTCAAGGTGTTCCAGGTTTTGGCTTTGTGATCGCAAAAACGGCGCTGCTGGTTGCCTCTGAAGGACAAGCACGTTCACTCTCGCTGGATCTTCACGCCCAGTGGAAAACCATGGAAAATCACCATGGTAAATGGCGTTTTACTTCGCCAACGCATGTTGTCAGAGCATTTGCCAAGGCACTAGAAGAATTGGCGCAAGAGGGAGGCGCTTCTGCACGATTTAAGCGTTACAGTGAAAATCAAAAACAACTCGTTAGCGGCATGAAAGCTCTTGGTTTTGAAGCCTTGTTACCAGAAGCCATGCACTCACCTATTATCACTTCTTTTTATTCACCAAGTGACGAAAGCTATGAGTTTAAGCGCTTTTATGAAGTATTGAAGCAAAAAGGATATGTGATTTACCCCGGTAAAGTATCAAATGCAGATTGCTTTAGGATCGGTAATATTGGCGAAGTGTATGCCGCAGATATTAGCGGACTACTTAAAGCTATTTCTGAAGCAAAGTATTGGTAA